The genomic DNA cgaacaTATGAACAAAACAGGCCAGGCAGCTGATTTCGGAGGTTATTTCCCTcataccatggtgtgtgtgtgtgtgtgtgtgtgtgtgtgtgtgtgtgtgtgtgtgtttcagggcagTGGGTAGGTCCTTTGGACCTGTACAGGTAAACCCCCACGGGTCATTCAGTCAAGGGAAAATGATCCAACTGCCTTGTGGGTAGACCTGGCAAAGTCAAGGCTAAGGCTGTAGCCACCCCCCAAAAAGTCCGGTTGGCCCCAAAGGCAGAAAACCTACGGCTTCTGTTTACCCTATTCGCCCAGTGGCGACGGCGAATGGGCGTGAGATGACCCTGGGAACAGCTATTCACTGAAATGCGCAAGGTTCGTCAGCCACTCTGGCGACGGAACAGCCCCCTTCAGAGACAGCAATGCTCTCTCTCTGGGGGAAGAGCCCAGAAAAAAGGTGACTTGAAGAAAGTTTGCCTCATCACATCCGCTACATAGCGCAGCCGAATCGAATCTACAATAGTGGTCGAAACGCAAAAGAACCATCAACGAAGGAGACTCACCCCAAAAAGCGCACTTTGTGTTGCAGCCCAGAACATTGCAAAACTAAAGGACTGAAAGCATTGCAGCACACCAGAACGTTGAACATCACTTGTTCGTCGCGAACTCCATAGATACAACAACACTGCCACCTCAACAAAACACGCTTGGCAgacacttgggggggggggggggggggggtgatcagcCAGGCTGGAGCTGACTGCATTTTCACCAGGTTAGGTAGGACTCCGGATGAGCGCAGGGAAGCAGACGTTGGCTTAGCCGTCTGCACCACACGCGTCCAGAGAGATGACAAGCTGCTGCTACTTAGGGACGTCAATACTCCTGTGAGCAGAGCCTCAATCTTGGCCAGATGTTCACGGGCCTCATGGCAGGATTATTCAAACGGCCAGCGTTCATAGACTTCTAATCCAAATACCAAAAACGCCTTTGTTACCAACTTTGCGAATCATGTTGAGAATCTACCAGCAAGGGGCAACTAACAAAATTTTGGCCAGCTTCTGGGATGCAGGCTACAATTCTGTAAAGCTCACTCTTGGCTGTCCAGAGCGAAAATATGAGGGGTGCCTTGATATCAACGATGAAATCACTCGCCTACTCCAGAAGAATCAAGAAGCATTTACAAACTGGTCAATCGCAAGGAGTAACCAGGCAAATAAGACCACCTCAAGCACCCCAAGACTCAATTGAGACAAATGGAGAACAAGTATTTGGAAGCAAAGGCTGAAGAACTACGGCAGTTTGTAGACGAGCATAACCCCAAGAAGTTCTTTACTGGCATTTAGATGTGCATGGCCCCTCCTCAAACACCATGGCACCTGTACGCTCAGCTGACGACACTCTGCTCACCGGAAACGGCGACATCATACAGCATTAGAGCGCTCACTTCAGTCAGCTGCATAAAAACCTTCTTGGATTGACCAGCAGGCTCTCCAAAACATTCCACGGCACCCAGTCTTGGTTTCGTTCGATGACCCCGCGCCGACACTTGAGGAAACCCAGAAGGCCATCAAGCTGTTGCAGGTGCCAAAGGGCTAAATCTTAATGGAATATTCTTAGAGATCTTCAAAACTTGAGGAGAAGCCATTGCTATCAGATCTACCAAGTTATGCAGCAGTTCTGGGAGGAAGGACCAGTCAGTGTCACAGGACTTCAAAGGTCACATCATACACCTCTGCAAGAAGAAAGGGGTAAGAGTATCATGTGACAACCACAGAGGCATTTCACGATTGACCATCGCAGGAAAGATCAGTCCCGGGTCATCCTGAACCGTACACACACCATCCACTGGATGATGTGGTCTCCAAAAGACAGTGTGGTGTCAGGAGTAgggggaaatgattgatatgaTGCTTGCTGTTCAACAATACAAGAACAGTACCGTGCCGTGAGGAGAATCATAACCCTCATCTTCTTCACTGACTTGTAAAAGTATTTGACTCTGTCAACCAGGAGGATATATGGGACATCCTGTCGACGTTTGGCTGCCGACTGAAGTTAATCTGGGTCATCTGATCATTCCATGATGGTATGGTGGTTCGCAGAGTGGAAACAGTGTAAAGTCAGATCCATTACCAGTTACCTGGCATCAGACAGGGTTGTGGTTTGGCTCCCACTCTAACTTCAGGTTGCTCACCACCCTTTCCCAGACTGATGCTGGGTCACTGTCCGCTACATGTGTGCTAGCAAAAGCCCTGAAAGTTCGACTGTTTGCAAATGACCGTGCTCTTGCAGCTCTGAACAAACCAGACCTGCAAACTCTTGCCAACTGCCCATCAACGGCAGCAAATCCTTTTAGACTGAACATCAACCTGTAGAAAACAGAAGTAATGCTTAAACCTCCACCAGGCTTTGCCACTCCAGACACGACACaccacgaggtgtgtgtgtgtgtgtgtgtgtgtatgcgtgcgtgtgtgcgtgcgtgcatgcgtatgtgtgtgttgtgtgtgcatgcgtgcgtgcgtgcgtttgtgtgtgtgtgtgtgcgcgcgcgcgcgcacgtatatatatatatatatatatatatatatgtgtgtgtgtgtgtgtgtgtgtgagggagagagaaacaaactgaccATCCTGACATGTGGTAGACAAACAGCGGTGTCGGAAGTTCCACCACCGTCATCAGAAAGAAATTGAGATTGAAGTCCCAGGATAGTTTGGTGATGCCGAACAGTATCCCGAAATAGGCGATCGAACAACAAAACCTAAGAGCacacaagggacacacacacattaccgctATTTCTAATGTTGAGTTGTTAGTAAAACTGCTGACACGAATGTACAGAGACACTACTAATATATTGtgtcatttctttgttgttgcgtTAAAAAATCCATTTGTGCTGAAATCATATTCTTATGAAAGTGCCCAATATTTATTATTCAGGAAGACGTTTTgagcaattttttttatttctaaggATGATTTGTCAGATGCATGATGTGAAGTGTGTGCATCCCATACGTGGGACGCTAGGACGGAATGGCAGTAGAAAAAAAATAGTGTCACCTTTGTGAACGTGCATTAACTTTGTCAAATTACCACATGTTCAGACACTATAGTTGCCATATTGTTCTCATGACGGAAGACACTTCGCACGTGTCATCATCAGCTTCCACCTGCACGCCTTCTTTCACATTTGTTTGGTCCATTGCAACATGTCCCCTTGTTTTCATTTGACAGCAACTAATATAGGATGTCCCATACATGAAACGCATGTCTGTTATGGGATTAtgcgcgtgagtttgtgtgtgtgtgtgtgtgtgtgagagagagagagagagagagtgtgtgtgtgtgtgtgtgtgtgtgtgctatcaaataaaatacaataaagacatgaaatcagttgttgttttattctttcttcccatatttctttttctatgtGAGCCATGAATACTTCTCGAGTTATTTAGAGAACGTTTTTATTCTTTAGATTGAAATTGAAGGAAAAACCACATTTACTGTTTAAACGACCTCCTCACCACATAAAGCCCAGCAGACAGGAGATCTTCATCATTCTCCAGGTGGAGAAGATGTGGAAGTAGCTGAATTTCCTCTGAGTGTGGTCACTGTCCGAGCACAGAGCCTGTACTGAATTCAGGTTGGGAGGATTCCGTCCGTTCCACCGCGCTATCATGCACAGCACGCGCTGAGCTTTCGTCACGTGACCCTTCAAGGTTAACCAACGTACGCTTTCTGGAAGAAAtctagtcagagagagagatatatacggatacggatggtttattcaataataaggccatggcccctcatgaagggggtacagtgaacagtaattcacaacaataaaggcatacacgtcagtaaatgttcaacgacaagctgagaatacacaacaaataattaactacataatgtattgcgttttttaaacgctttgtgcaagtaaacagcaaactgttttgtaatggtttcgtttgtcgatgacatcagcaaaacaagtccaaatgaagttgggcgtgtgtaatatttttgtggaattaactgggatctaaggtcttccaaagcagggtagcataacacaaagtgaagtgaagtttcttcagcacatctacataatgggcaaataagatcacaaacactgaacttacgataacgaagacaatgcagtaagatgtCGGAAACCCCTAATCTGAACCTTGTCGTGATATATTTTAAAtgcctatccattttcattgataaataagcTGGAATAGAATGCATATAATTGAACTGCTTATAAAACATGAAACGATCGCTTTCTTGAACATGATctgaccattcttgccatctacaatcaattaatcttgtaCGAAGCACGCGAATAAATCCATTTATGtcgcctaccccctgctgtaaccaagcCCCAGTTTATttaatctaaccctaacctttgacacccagtttacctTACCTCTAGAGTCtagatcatataacatgttataagcTTTTTTCGGTAGCCTTGAATTTTCCATTTGTGTTGTCTTTAAccaataactaatacatcttactgcggaattaaGTTTGATTGGATACCTATTCGTCTCACCATAGATTAAATAatttggtgttctcatggtgactccaagaaacttttttaGTGCAAATAGATGGACATTCTCACAGCATGCAGCAGCATTAGAAAGACCCCAAATCTCCGCTCCATACTGAAAAATGGGCTGTACTTGGGAGTCAAACAGTTTCATAAATAGGTCTAAAGACTTATTTTCTACACTTGACAATTTTTGCATAATACAGAGTAATGCGTGCTTGGCtctacttgcaagatctttacatgcaaccgTGAAAGTCAATTTAGCTGAAAAATATATACCTAGGTATTTATAagcattcactacaggcatcaCTGTCCCATTATAAGCCCATCTTTCCCtcattcctaaatatccaccttttctaaaaacaattatattactttttgacatgtttactttcaactgaagtgattgtgcagctctagatagactatttaattgaATATGCAGACCCACAACAGTTTCAGACATTAACACATCATCAGCTAAAAGAAGGATAAACAACTCTAGAATATCACCAATAAATTGTGCACTGTGCTTCCCATTTCTGAAGTTAGTTCATTGataaaaagagaggaaagaacaagactgcagacatcaccttgtttcacaccagaagtgcattgaatataatctGTCATCTTATCTCCACATCTAACCCtagctttcacacatgcatacatgctcatTATGCATTTCAACAACTTGCCGCGAACACCTGCttttaaaagaataggccatagaattACTCTGTTT from Babylonia areolata isolate BAREFJ2019XMU chromosome 11, ASM4173473v1, whole genome shotgun sequence includes the following:
- the LOC143287146 gene encoding solute carrier family 22 member 7-like yields the protein MDMTDVVEFDRVHRLSSRPDSPVIACCTFYKQKGHVTKAQRVLCMIARWNGRNPPNLNSVQALCSDSDHTQRKFSYFHIFSTWRMMKISCLLGFMWFCCSIAYFGILFGITKLSWDFNLNFFLMTVVELPTPLFVYHMSGCLMAFWVSSSVGAGSSNETKTGCLSEEEAGKYVNALCIVCRAALILAWNVMSLFTAELYPTVVRLAMTVPSVDFHKDGHENLQLV